From the genome of Opisthocomus hoazin isolate bOpiHoa1 chromosome 4, bOpiHoa1.hap1, whole genome shotgun sequence:
CTATGACACCTTTTAGCCTTGGACAGAACAGAATATATTTAAATACTTTCCAACGTAAAAAAGGTAGATCTTAATAGCTTTGCTGTAAATAACAGATTTCTCCCACAGAAAAAAACTACCGTGAGAAAGTATCTTATCACTTCTCACATAAGCTATaaagccagaaaacaaaattcCATATATTTAGGTCTATATTGATTGAAAACCAAGAGAAAGGACAGTAAAAAAATCTCCGTACTCTGGAACACAAAAACAGTAACGGACCTTTCAACAAAAGCTAATTACACTGTTAGCAATGTTCGTATCACCATCTTCTCTCAGATTTGGAGAATAAAAGCAACAAATTTACCAGGTTTTACTAGGTGTTGTGATCCCCCCaccacacacatgcatatacacgcagactctctctctccccaccccccacccccaaaattaATTCCTAACTAACCAGaaaaattgtgaagaaaaaacacagatatgaagggaaaaaagaggagTAACCCAGATAAAATTAAAACACTaagtagtaaattaaaaaaaaaaaggtctcaggTCAGTCCTTCCCCCTACAATTAACAAGTTCTCGTTTAGTAATGTCatctttgaataaaaaaaatttttttttttttaattgctttacaATTTAAGCCAGGGCAGGGTCTGCTGTCAATGACACGTTGTGGGTGATCGACGCTGTAGTACCATTCTGTACTCAACAGTCTTAAGGGAAGGAACTGTCTACTCAAGTTCTAAGTCTGATGATCAGCATATAGCTCAAGAGTtgacttatttttttattaaacttcagACAAAACCTCAGAAGGCAAATCTCACTCAGAAATACACTGTAAGACTTATACTGCAGTAGAAAGCTGCAGTACACAaggtctttttaaaacaaattatacaGAAAAGTAATTACAGAATAAAGGCAGGTAATCcttgaagacaaaagaaaaggcaggggggagaaaagggaaagaaaataaaaagtagtcTCTTACTCGGGTAAAAATGTTAACTTCATTAATGAAAGAATTAAAAGCTAAGACATTTTGATactgtcctcctcctcttggGTTGCTTCCTGCTCATCCTGAGAGATACAATGCAGCAAGTATCAAAGCTCTAGAGACAAGGGACCTTATTTCTAATGGCTACTTCTAAAGCAAGGGAAGATTCTGCTAAATTTGTAATTGCCTGCAGCTGAGATGGCAAGTCTCAAGACTGCAAACTCAACTAGTATGTTGCTTTCCGCTCCTTTTTTTTACTActtgaagagaagaaaataaaatagaagcagaATATTAGCAATAAGGcacaagaaaaatctgaaatgttgAAGTGACTTAATCTAAAACTTCATCCCTGTATCAAGCATGTGCTTTTTCCTCAACAGCTTAAGAATCAGGAAAAACACTATGTTACTGTTAATCCTGTAAGAAACAGTAGTCATATACTTGGAGATATCTAAAAGAttcctggaaaacaaaaatcttatGTCTCAAGCTTGATTTTGTACCACATCTTAATCTTCAACTTCAGTGAATAAACTAAAATCAAATCAGTCAatacagagggtttttttctcttaaagagcAGTacatattactttaaaaaagaaaaaagtgtaaccttacagttttcaggaaaaaaagatatttgaatAACTAgtatggtttttttcctcttaccaTATCCTGCCACAGAGGCTCCACCGCCACCAgtcattaaatttttattttcttctgccagTGCTTTGACATATCTTTTACTTAGATCCAATATCTGTCCACGCAATTCAGCACTGCTTTGCCGTCTTGGATACTGAAAAGTGTAACGTAGCAACATCAAACCccaaatgattccaaaaactagTAAAAACATACTCAGTTTCTGGGAcatattttttcttgaaaatgttaGAAACATTTCTGATGAAGGCCACAGGTGTGTCTTAGTTTCAAGATAAGTAATTGAACTTGGCTTTGTCAAAttatatttaacaaaaataagATTCTATGAAGTGAATCATCTTCTGGCTGGATCATCTTGAATACATCTTCTCATGTTTTAGTTGGTCTGGATTCCTGAAATTTGTAAAATATCACATGGTTATTTAAAACCGCTACAGTTGTTGAGATAACGACAAATACCAGTTGCCAAATGCAGTATTATTGCACAATCTAGCAAACAGTTGCGGATTTCTATCTGCTTAGAAGTGCAGTCACCTTTCTCTCACCTGTTGTTTACAaggtttcctcttctttttttttttaccagttttTATTCTCTAAGAACCAAAacttctatgcttctatgaatcACTTTTAGTATTTTACATACCATAATCTGAAC
Proteins encoded in this window:
- the CCDC126 gene encoding coiled-coil domain-containing protein 126: MFLTFSRKNMSQKLSMFLLVFGIIWGLMLLRYTFQYPRRQSSAELRGQILDLSKRYVKALAEENKNLMTGGGGASVAGYADLKRTIAVLLDDILQRLVKLENKVDYIVVNGSATNTTNGTSNQVSVTSNKRVKPASNIR